Proteins encoded in a region of the Paucidesulfovibrio longus DSM 6739 genome:
- a CDS encoding FAD binding domain-containing protein, whose protein sequence is MSVHLPTSLSQLWPLLAEPEAKAMAGGTDLLVRRRARSESGPICCLERIPELRGVEIVADAQGEALRIGAATPLTALLDEEAVSARLPLLHQALRQLGSPLIRNQASLGGNLCTASPAGDGLPPLLALDAVLELASERETRTLATEEFLLGPGRTALKQGEIVLAVRIPLPPEGTLQRFEKVGKRRSLAIAVASLAACLRLENGLVAEARLAFGSVAPTAMRCRAAEAELAGRPLGRETLAAAARRVREAVRPISDVRASAEYRREVAGNLVLRLEAAQKS, encoded by the coding sequence ATGAGCGTGCATCTGCCGACCTCTCTTTCGCAGCTCTGGCCCCTGCTGGCCGAGCCGGAAGCCAAGGCCATGGCCGGAGGCACGGATCTGCTGGTGCGGCGGCGAGCCCGCAGCGAATCCGGTCCGATCTGCTGCCTGGAGCGAATTCCGGAATTGCGCGGCGTGGAAATCGTCGCGGACGCGCAGGGCGAGGCGCTGCGCATCGGCGCGGCCACGCCCCTGACTGCGCTGCTGGACGAGGAAGCCGTTTCCGCGCGCCTTCCCCTGCTGCACCAGGCCCTGCGCCAGCTCGGCTCCCCCTTGATCCGCAACCAGGCGAGCCTGGGCGGCAACCTCTGCACGGCCTCCCCGGCCGGAGACGGCCTGCCCCCGCTCCTGGCCCTGGACGCCGTGCTGGAGCTGGCCTCCGAACGCGAAACGCGCACGCTGGCCACGGAAGAGTTTCTGCTCGGACCGGGCCGCACGGCCCTGAAGCAGGGCGAAATCGTGCTGGCCGTGCGCATTCCCCTGCCGCCCGAAGGGACGCTCCAGCGCTTCGAGAAGGTCGGCAAGCGCCGCTCCCTGGCCATTGCCGTGGCCTCCCTGGCCGCGTGCCTGCGGCTTGAGAACGGGCTGGTCGCCGAAGCGCGGCTGGCCTTCGGCAGCGTGGCTCCCACGGCCATGCGCTGCCGCGCGGCAGAGGCCGAGCTCGCAGGGCGGCCCCTGGGACGCGAAACGCTGGCGGCGGCGGCCCGGCGCGTGCGCGAAGCAGTGCGCCCCATCAGCGACGTGCGCGCATCCGCCGAGTATCGCAGGGAAGTGGCTGGAAACCTCGTGCTCCGGCTGGAAGCCGCGCAGAAGAGCTGA
- a CDS encoding ABC transporter permease translates to MRNIFKIALRNLTRYKRRTALTSLLIVIGVCMVVMFSGLAGSFKSMMIGIITDSSIGHLQIHRKGYFSSIDTMPLNLNMKGPAYQKISEMLEATPGVTAYAPRLKFGAVLSNYMESTNVRLSAVDPKRELAVCTALADRMKQGAPGPGEGLLEKGQVVVPEKVAKSLGMKPGDSVVLVATNKDGSVNGMEFQIAGIIEDLMGPGGKDAYMHIEDARSLLRNEPGEVTEIVVRVSDFNKLKPVAASLAATLGEVKNKKGQPAFELHTWDKLSPFSNIANMIDLMLVTVKIVMVAIVLISVLNVMLMSVFERVREIGTIAAMGTSPGTIMSLFVAEGVLLGVLGTALGLILGVGGLLAFKAAGVAFSFGRMDNLIVRPDINPGEMLFLSAIVLVASALAALQPAWKASRMEPVDALGHV, encoded by the coding sequence ATGCGTAATATATTTAAGATCGCCCTGCGCAACCTTACTCGCTACAAACGGCGTACCGCCCTCACCTCTCTGCTCATCGTCATCGGCGTGTGCATGGTGGTCATGTTCTCAGGCCTGGCCGGGTCGTTCAAGTCCATGATGATCGGCATCATCACAGATTCAAGCATCGGCCACCTGCAAATCCATCGAAAGGGGTACTTCTCGTCCATCGACACGATGCCCCTCAACCTGAACATGAAAGGGCCGGCATACCAAAAAATATCGGAAATGCTCGAAGCGACACCCGGTGTGACAGCCTATGCGCCCAGACTGAAATTCGGTGCGGTCCTCAGCAATTACATGGAAAGCACCAACGTCAGGCTTTCGGCTGTCGATCCGAAACGGGAGCTGGCTGTCTGCACGGCCTTGGCTGACAGGATGAAGCAGGGAGCCCCCGGTCCCGGCGAGGGACTGCTCGAAAAGGGCCAGGTCGTGGTTCCCGAAAAGGTGGCCAAGAGCCTGGGGATGAAGCCCGGCGACTCCGTGGTGCTGGTTGCCACCAACAAGGACGGCTCCGTCAACGGCATGGAATTCCAGATTGCCGGAATCATCGAGGACCTCATGGGACCGGGCGGCAAGGACGCCTACATGCACATCGAAGACGCCCGCAGCCTCCTGCGCAACGAACCGGGCGAAGTCACGGAAATCGTGGTCAGGGTGTCCGATTTCAACAAGCTGAAGCCTGTCGCAGCGTCGCTCGCGGCAACGCTCGGAGAGGTCAAGAACAAGAAGGGCCAGCCCGCCTTCGAACTGCACACCTGGGACAAGCTGTCGCCGTTCTCCAACATCGCAAACATGATCGACCTGATGCTGGTCACGGTGAAGATCGTCATGGTCGCCATCGTCCTTATCAGCGTGCTCAACGTGATGCTGATGTCGGTCTTCGAGCGCGTACGGGAAATCGGAACCATTGCCGCCATGGGGACATCCCCCGGAACGATCATGTCGCTTTTCGTGGCCGAGGGCGTGCTCCTGGGCGTGCTGGGGACGGCGCTCGGCCTGATTCTGGGCGTGGGCGGTTTGTTGGCCTTCAAGGCGGCGGGAGTTGCCTTCTCCTTCGGACGGATGGACAACCTGATCGTGCGCCCGGACATCAACCCCGGCGAAATGCTCTTTTTGTCGGCCATCGTCCTGGTGGCATCCGCCCTGGCCGCGCTGCAACCCGCGTGGAAGGCGAGCCGGATGGAACCCGTCGATGCGCTCGGCCACGTATAA
- a CDS encoding undecaprenyl-phosphate glucose phosphotransferase — MLKRNKDVISFLNYMHKVLEGSIAIVTYFAITYLYLGRSSIPNQTAMLLLIFFVVPITLDLVGAYRIWRGTPLLAEYKNVCFGFLLSCLFFIVLGFSFKISHEYSRVVFYSWALTTPVLLCLERFAKRMTLRWLRRNGRNMRTAVIIGAGDIGSRLGKWVTGNAWLGIALRGFFDDEKNESNGFSYLGSTDEALDYIRKNGIDIVYLALPMTAGETIKKLTAGLSDTTASVFFVPDVSCFALLISGRGVHLGDISAIALWESPLVGVNLAFKQLFDFIISLTMLILLSPLLLVVALLVKLSSPGPVLFKQIRYGLDGKTINVFKFRTMRNDLCDTGDEFRQATKGDPRVTRIGAILRKTSIDELPQLFNVLQGTMSLVGPRPHPIKLNEHFRTRINGYMLRHKIKPGITGWAQVNGYRGETDTPEKMEMRIKYDLEYLQRWSLALDFKIICRTAVCMIGSNAY; from the coding sequence ATGCTCAAGAGAAATAAAGATGTAATATCGTTTTTGAATTACATGCACAAGGTTTTGGAAGGCTCTATTGCCATAGTGACATACTTTGCCATCACATATTTATATCTTGGAAGATCCAGCATACCGAACCAGACGGCAATGCTCTTGCTCATCTTCTTCGTCGTCCCGATCACGCTCGACCTTGTCGGAGCGTATCGCATCTGGCGCGGCACACCGCTGCTCGCGGAATACAAGAACGTCTGCTTCGGCTTTCTCCTCAGCTGCCTTTTCTTCATCGTCCTCGGATTTTCCTTCAAGATTTCGCATGAATACTCGCGCGTCGTCTTCTACAGCTGGGCCTTGACCACGCCGGTTCTGCTCTGCCTGGAGCGCTTCGCCAAGCGAATGACGCTCCGCTGGCTGCGGCGCAACGGCAGGAACATGCGGACCGCCGTGATCATCGGCGCCGGAGACATCGGATCGCGCCTCGGCAAGTGGGTCACGGGCAACGCCTGGCTGGGCATCGCCCTGCGCGGGTTTTTCGACGACGAGAAGAACGAGTCCAACGGGTTCAGCTATCTCGGCAGCACGGACGAGGCTCTGGACTATATCCGGAAGAACGGCATCGACATCGTCTACCTCGCCCTGCCCATGACCGCGGGCGAAACGATCAAGAAGCTGACCGCCGGACTGAGCGACACCACGGCTTCGGTCTTCTTCGTGCCCGACGTGAGCTGCTTCGCCCTGCTCATTTCCGGCCGGGGCGTGCACCTGGGCGACATTTCGGCCATCGCCCTCTGGGAGTCACCGCTCGTCGGCGTGAACCTGGCCTTCAAGCAGCTCTTCGACTTCATCATCTCCCTGACCATGCTCATCCTGCTTTCGCCCCTGCTGCTCGTGGTCGCCCTGCTGGTCAAGCTCTCCTCGCCCGGCCCCGTGCTCTTCAAGCAAATCCGCTACGGACTCGACGGCAAGACCATCAACGTCTTCAAGTTTCGAACCATGCGCAACGACCTCTGCGACACGGGCGACGAGTTCCGGCAGGCCACCAAAGGCGACCCGCGCGTGACCCGGATCGGCGCGATTCTGCGCAAGACGAGCATCGACGAGCTGCCGCAGCTCTTCAACGTGCTTCAGGGGACCATGTCCCTCGTGGGGCCGCGCCCGCATCCCATCAAGCTCAACGAGCATTTCCGCACCCGCATCAACGGGTACATGCTCCGCCACAAGATCAAGCCCGGCATCACGGGCTGGGCCCAGGTCAACGGCTACCGCGGCGAAACCGACACGCCCGAAAAGATGGAAATGCGCATCAAGTACGACCTGGAATATCTGCAACGCTGGTCCCTGGCCCTGGATTTCAAGATCATTTGCAGGACCGCGGTCTGCATGATCGGCAGCAACGCGTATTGA
- a CDS encoding xanthine dehydrogenase family protein molybdopterin-binding subunit gives MRNAPYEIGTSSARLDALSKATGEERFAADLFPPDTLWAGAKRAGIPHGELRELDVDAARRLPGVHAVLTRADVPGSNRQGIVHKDMPVLCGSRIRHAGDPVALVVAGSREILRRALDLIQPRIEPLPVIADLDAALAQDAPLVHEAHGSNVLLAARINKGDAESALKDCAVVLEETFHTPAQAHAFLETENGTARLDENGILHLTVSSQAPFRDRFEVAHALGLSPWTVHVVSPFLGGGFGGKDGATVQCLLALAALRLPGRTIKMCWDREENFLAGYKRHAARMRYRLGADADGALRALDCRLWFDTGAYAHLGGEIMELGMEHAAGPYNVEHVDCRGWCVYTNNPIGGAFRGFGVAQASFAFEGMMDRLARKLGRDPLELRRQNALHRGDRNGAGVSLTTSTGLDECLRTLRDSELWTGRKAWKDAAPAFTRRGVGLAAVFNGMGYGRGLPDNAIARIELTEQGRFLIRSAVPDMGQGNAATFAQIAGEMLCQRAERLEVAQPDTDSSHPSGSASAGRTTYTFGKALIQACEMMTSKLVRRAALMLMVDEPDGFALVPGAVRHLPTGRDLPLEALASMLPREDRICVSEYLMPVTREVPDTGKEFALGFPHLIFAYAAHLVRVEVDELTGLVRVCDYLAATDGGRVLNPQNYHQQIEGGVAQGLGFALMEGLETSEGRLLTKDLSTYLIPASMDLPDTRSLAVETIEHSGPFGLKGVGEVGMNGPLPAVASALSDALGVHVNRAPVSPETVLRMLQPRSGART, from the coding sequence ATGCGCAATGCGCCCTACGAAATCGGCACTTCGAGCGCACGCCTGGACGCACTCTCCAAAGCCACGGGAGAGGAACGCTTCGCAGCGGACCTGTTCCCGCCGGATACGCTCTGGGCCGGAGCCAAGCGCGCCGGGATTCCCCACGGCGAACTGCGGGAACTGGATGTGGACGCGGCCCGACGCCTGCCAGGAGTGCATGCCGTGCTCACGCGAGCGGACGTGCCCGGCTCCAACCGCCAGGGCATCGTCCACAAGGACATGCCCGTGCTCTGCGGATCGCGCATCCGGCACGCGGGAGATCCCGTGGCCCTGGTCGTGGCCGGGAGCCGTGAGATCCTGCGCCGCGCCCTGGACCTCATCCAGCCGCGCATCGAGCCGCTGCCCGTAATCGCGGACCTGGACGCGGCCCTGGCCCAGGACGCCCCCCTGGTCCACGAAGCGCACGGCTCCAACGTGCTCCTGGCCGCGCGCATCAACAAGGGCGACGCCGAATCCGCGCTCAAGGACTGCGCCGTGGTCCTGGAGGAGACGTTTCACACCCCGGCCCAGGCCCACGCCTTCCTGGAAACGGAAAACGGCACCGCGCGCCTGGACGAAAACGGGATTCTGCACCTGACCGTCTCCTCCCAGGCTCCGTTCCGCGACCGTTTCGAGGTGGCCCACGCCCTGGGGCTGTCCCCCTGGACCGTCCACGTGGTCAGCCCGTTTCTGGGCGGGGGCTTCGGCGGCAAGGACGGCGCCACCGTGCAGTGTCTGCTGGCGCTGGCGGCCCTGCGCCTGCCGGGGCGGACCATCAAGATGTGCTGGGATCGCGAGGAGAATTTCCTGGCCGGATACAAGCGCCACGCGGCGCGCATGCGCTACCGCCTGGGAGCGGACGCGGACGGAGCCCTGCGCGCCCTGGACTGCCGCCTCTGGTTCGACACCGGAGCCTACGCCCATCTCGGCGGCGAGATCATGGAACTGGGCATGGAACACGCGGCCGGTCCCTACAACGTGGAGCACGTGGATTGCCGGGGCTGGTGCGTCTACACCAACAATCCCATCGGCGGGGCCTTCCGCGGCTTCGGCGTGGCCCAGGCCAGCTTCGCCTTCGAGGGCATGATGGACCGGCTGGCCCGCAAACTGGGCCGCGACCCGCTGGAACTGCGCCGCCAAAACGCCCTGCACCGGGGCGACCGCAACGGCGCGGGGGTCAGCCTGACCACGTCCACGGGCCTGGACGAATGCCTGCGCACGCTGCGCGACAGCGAACTCTGGACCGGGCGCAAGGCCTGGAAGGACGCGGCTCCAGCCTTCACCCGCCGGGGAGTCGGCCTGGCCGCGGTCTTCAACGGCATGGGCTATGGCCGGGGATTGCCGGACAACGCCATCGCCCGCATCGAGCTGACGGAACAGGGCCGGTTCCTGATCCGCAGCGCCGTGCCGGACATGGGCCAGGGCAATGCCGCGACCTTCGCGCAGATCGCAGGGGAAATGCTCTGCCAGCGCGCGGAGCGGCTCGAAGTGGCCCAGCCCGACACCGATTCTTCCCATCCTTCGGGATCGGCCTCTGCCGGGCGCACCACCTACACTTTCGGCAAGGCCCTGATCCAGGCCTGCGAAATGATGACGTCCAAGCTGGTGCGCCGCGCCGCGCTGATGCTCATGGTCGACGAGCCGGACGGCTTCGCCCTGGTGCCCGGAGCGGTGCGGCACCTGCCCACGGGCCGCGACCTGCCGCTGGAAGCGCTGGCGTCCATGCTTCCCCGCGAAGACCGCATCTGCGTGTCCGAATATCTCATGCCCGTGACCCGCGAGGTGCCGGACACGGGCAAGGAATTCGCCCTGGGATTCCCGCACCTGATCTTCGCCTATGCCGCGCACCTGGTCCGCGTGGAGGTGGACGAGCTGACCGGGCTGGTCCGGGTCTGCGACTATCTCGCGGCCACGGACGGCGGCAGGGTGCTCAACCCGCAGAACTACCACCAGCAGATCGAGGGCGGCGTGGCCCAGGGCCTGGGCTTCGCGCTCATGGAAGGCCTGGAGACCTCGGAGGGCCGCCTGCTGACGAAGGATCTGTCCACCTATCTGATCCCGGCGAGCATGGACCTGCCCGACACGCGCTCCCTGGCCGTGGAAACCATCGAGCACAGCGGTCCCTTCGGGCTCAAGGGCGTGGGCGAGGTGGGCATGAACGGCCCGCTGCCCGCCGTGGCCTCGGCCCTGTCCGACGCCCTCGGCGTCCATGTGAACCGCGCGCCCGTCTCCCCGGAAACCGTATTGCGGATGCTGCAACCCCGCTCCGGAGCCAGAACATGA
- a CDS encoding (2Fe-2S)-binding protein, with the protein MIIRFELNGQSTELDVRGDERAVDLLRERLGLTGTKEGCGTGECGACAVLLDGRARLSCLTLAAQLDGRSLTTIEGLGTAKAPHALQAAFAEHGAVQCGFCSPGMIVAAADLLERSPDPSREEIREALSGNLCRCTGYGRILTAVERAAAERGEAPLPSRPQSGGEA; encoded by the coding sequence ATGATCATCCGATTCGAACTCAACGGCCAGAGCACGGAACTGGACGTGCGCGGCGACGAGCGCGCCGTGGACCTTCTGCGCGAGCGCCTCGGCCTGACCGGAACCAAGGAAGGCTGCGGCACCGGGGAATGCGGGGCCTGCGCCGTGCTCCTGGACGGGCGCGCGCGGCTCTCCTGCCTGACCCTGGCCGCCCAGTTGGACGGCAGAAGCCTGACCACCATCGAGGGGCTGGGCACGGCCAAGGCCCCCCACGCGCTCCAGGCCGCCTTTGCCGAGCACGGAGCCGTGCAGTGCGGCTTTTGCTCGCCGGGCATGATCGTGGCCGCCGCCGACCTGCTGGAACGCAGCCCCGACCCCTCGCGCGAGGAAATCCGCGAGGCGCTTTCCGGGAATCTCTGCCGCTGCACCGGGTACGGCCGGATTCTCACGGCGGTGGAACGGGCGGCCGCCGAACGCGGGGAAGCGCCGCTCCCTTCCCGGCCCCAAAGCGGAGGCGAGGCATGA
- a CDS encoding MFS transporter, with protein MTDTTAPRPPLFTYPFLTLSLTTLIGFANIAVFYGFYPYLINIGIPPFWASLLLALEPMTAFFLRPVISPRLSASNALSVMRGSMVVIALALLAYPWAKTVPLLLLLRAAHGAAFVLLVSATTALLVHFVPPARSGQGFGIFTLATLLPFACVPPIMELLLRVLPSTAHAYAWMSVLSLPALLLMSLLGPHARRAAAAAPPAGKNSGLSEIKTALRAPGVRRTLGVALCVFFSSSLLFFFMKGFALGIGMANAGLFFTVSTGATIAVRLLGNSFFDRVNKKRALVLSLLFLAGCYGSYSLVRAPLPFLLAAAGFGAAIGVALPLLQSTLFLQSDPGKRGLTTNLFLSTMDAGLFLGPYIGGLLLDAGLSHSGLFLISAGLALVGGGLVGRSRIPLPAACAN; from the coding sequence ATGACCGACACGACCGCGCCGCGACCGCCCCTGTTCACCTACCCGTTCCTGACGCTCAGCCTGACCACGCTGATCGGCTTCGCCAACATCGCCGTATTCTATGGATTTTATCCCTACCTGATCAACATCGGCATTCCGCCGTTCTGGGCGAGCCTGCTGCTGGCCCTGGAACCCATGACCGCGTTCTTCCTGCGGCCGGTGATCAGCCCCCGGCTGTCCGCCTCCAACGCCCTCTCCGTCATGCGCGGGAGCATGGTTGTCATCGCCCTGGCCCTGCTCGCCTACCCCTGGGCCAAGACGGTGCCCCTGCTTCTGCTCCTGCGCGCCGCCCACGGCGCGGCCTTCGTGCTGCTCGTCTCGGCCACGACCGCCCTGCTGGTCCATTTCGTCCCGCCCGCGCGCAGCGGCCAAGGCTTCGGCATCTTCACCCTGGCCACGCTGCTGCCCTTCGCCTGTGTGCCGCCGATCATGGAGCTGCTGCTCCGCGTCCTGCCCTCGACCGCGCACGCCTACGCCTGGATGTCCGTCCTGTCCCTGCCCGCGCTGCTGCTCATGTCCCTGCTCGGCCCCCATGCGCGCCGGGCCGCCGCAGCTGCCCCTCCCGCCGGGAAGAATTCCGGCCTGTCCGAAATCAAGACCGCCCTGCGCGCGCCCGGAGTGCGTCGGACCCTCGGCGTGGCCCTCTGCGTCTTTTTCTCTTCCTCCCTGCTGTTCTTCTTCATGAAGGGCTTCGCCCTGGGCATCGGCATGGCCAACGCGGGCCTGTTCTTCACGGTGAGCACGGGCGCCACCATCGCGGTACGTCTGCTCGGCAACAGCTTCTTCGACCGCGTGAACAAGAAGCGCGCGCTGGTGCTGAGCCTGCTCTTTCTGGCGGGCTGCTACGGCTCCTACTCCCTGGTGCGCGCCCCCCTGCCGTTCCTGCTGGCCGCCGCGGGATTCGGCGCGGCCATCGGCGTGGCCCTGCCCCTGCTGCAATCCACGCTCTTTCTCCAGTCCGACCCCGGCAAGCGGGGGCTGACCACCAACCTGTTCCTTTCGACCATGGACGCGGGACTCTTTCTCGGCCCCTACATCGGCGGACTGCTGCTCGACGCGGGCCTGTCCCATTCCGGTCTGTTCCTGATTTCCGCCGGGCTGGCCCTGGTCGGCGGCGGCCTGGTCGGACGCAGCCGGATTCCGCTTCCCGCCGCCTGCGCGAACTGA
- a CDS encoding sigma-54-dependent transcriptional regulator: protein MLRNAPRRIRHGPRQPLRHGLHQAVPAGRQRIDQIPDLLSLPSHPQVIVISDSKSADHAESAIMHGAWDYLIKPCSNRQIEITVTRAMRYRETKNGNGSFGKSCKFERFGIIGDSLKLETTLDAAAKAASGKISVLISGETGTGKELLSRAIHGNSPRKDGPFLVMDCTNIPDTLAESIMYGHVKGAFTGATEAQEGLFKLADGGTLFLDEVGELKPSLQKSLLRVLQDRRFRPVGSAKEYTSDFCLISATNRDLKAMVEKGKFRQDLYYRLTGISINIPPLRSRPSDINALLDHYIQRVCDERKGQCKTVSNCYRKAMTNYPWPGNVRELINAVYYSIESALHEDVLLVQHLPLEIRVHNVRNNVTDPHVRMDAILPDGRESGTLGIDISDILADKESLPDYKYTRNVTVERVEDHYFKALIEASEGSLEKACEISGLSKARLYELLKKHDMRLKARV, encoded by the coding sequence GTGCTGCGAAACGCTCCACGACGGATTCGCCACGGCCCGCGACAGCCGCTTCGACATGGTCTTCATCAAGCCGTTCCTGCCGGACGGCAACGCATCGACCAGATTCCCGACCTGCTCTCCCTGCCCAGCCATCCCCAGGTCATCGTCATTTCCGACAGCAAGTCCGCGGACCACGCGGAATCCGCCATCATGCACGGAGCCTGGGACTACCTCATCAAGCCCTGCTCGAACCGCCAGATCGAAATCACGGTCACGCGGGCCATGCGCTACCGGGAAACCAAGAACGGCAACGGTTCTTTCGGCAAGAGCTGCAAGTTCGAGCGGTTCGGCATCATTGGCGACAGCCTCAAGCTCGAAACCACCCTGGACGCGGCGGCCAAGGCGGCCAGCGGCAAGATCAGCGTGCTCATCAGCGGCGAAACCGGCACGGGCAAGGAGCTGCTCTCGCGGGCCATCCACGGCAACAGCCCGCGCAAGGACGGTCCCTTCCTGGTCATGGACTGCACGAACATTCCGGACACCCTGGCCGAAAGCATCATGTACGGCCACGTCAAGGGGGCCTTCACCGGCGCCACCGAGGCGCAGGAAGGCCTCTTCAAGCTTGCGGACGGCGGCACGCTCTTCCTCGACGAAGTCGGCGAGCTCAAGCCCTCGCTCCAGAAATCCCTCCTGCGCGTGCTTCAGGACCGCCGCTTCCGCCCTGTCGGCTCGGCCAAGGAATACACCAGCGACTTCTGCCTGATCTCGGCCACCAACCGCGACCTCAAGGCCATGGTGGAGAAGGGCAAGTTTCGCCAGGATCTCTACTACAGGCTCACCGGGATCAGCATCAACATCCCGCCGCTGCGCAGCCGCCCCTCGGACATCAACGCGCTGCTGGACCATTACATCCAGCGCGTCTGCGACGAGCGCAAGGGCCAGTGCAAAACCGTTTCCAATTGCTACCGCAAGGCCATGACCAACTACCCTTGGCCCGGCAACGTGCGCGAACTCATCAACGCGGTCTATTATTCCATCGAAAGCGCGCTGCACGAGGACGTGCTCCTGGTGCAGCACCTGCCGCTCGAAATCCGCGTGCACAACGTCCGCAACAACGTGACGGACCCGCATGTCCGCATGGACGCGATTCTCCCCGACGGCAGGGAGTCCGGGACGCTCGGCATCGACATTTCAGACATCCTCGCGGACAAGGAATCCCTTCCGGACTACAAATACACCCGCAACGTGACCGTGGAGCGGGTCGAGGATCATTATTTCAAGGCGCTCATAGAGGCGAGCGAGGGCTCGCTGGAAAAAGCATGCGAAATATCGGGGTTGTCCAAGGCGCGGCTGTACGAGCTGCTCAAGAAGCACGACATGAGACTCAAGGCCAGGGTTTGA
- a CDS encoding UDP-glucuronic acid decarboxylase family protein, producing the protein MKKRILVTGGGGFLGSHLCETLLEQGHEVLCVDNFYTGCKKNISHLLCNNEFEFMRHDVTFPLYVEVDEIYNLACPASPIHYQTDPVQTTKTSVHGAINMLGLAKRVKARILQASTSEVYGSPTEHPQTEAYWGNVNPIGPRACYDEGKRCAETLFFDYHRQHRLRIKVARIFNTYGPRMALNDGRVVSNFIIQALKNEPITVYGNGKQTRSFCFVDDLVRGLIRLMDTKDDFTGPVNLGNPGEFTVLELAERIIALTGSSSRIEHLPLPENDPTQRKPDIRLAREVMGWEPTVNLEQGLAVTIEYFRRMLGAM; encoded by the coding sequence ATGAAGAAGCGTATTCTCGTGACCGGGGGCGGCGGCTTTCTCGGTTCTCACCTCTGCGAAACGCTGCTGGAGCAGGGGCACGAGGTGCTCTGCGTGGACAACTTCTACACCGGATGCAAGAAGAACATCTCACACCTGCTGTGCAACAATGAGTTCGAGTTCATGCGACACGACGTCACGTTCCCGCTGTACGTGGAAGTGGACGAAATATACAACCTCGCCTGTCCTGCATCGCCGATACATTATCAGACGGATCCGGTGCAGACGACCAAGACCTCGGTGCACGGCGCCATCAACATGCTCGGCCTGGCCAAGCGCGTGAAAGCCCGCATTCTCCAGGCGTCCACCTCCGAAGTCTACGGCAGCCCCACCGAACACCCCCAGACCGAAGCCTACTGGGGCAACGTCAACCCCATCGGGCCGCGCGCCTGCTACGACGAAGGCAAGCGCTGCGCGGAAACGCTCTTCTTCGACTACCATCGGCAGCACAGGCTGCGCATCAAGGTGGCCCGCATTTTCAACACCTACGGACCGCGCATGGCCCTGAACGACGGGCGCGTCGTCTCCAACTTCATCATCCAGGCGCTCAAGAACGAGCCCATCACGGTCTACGGGAACGGAAAGCAGACCCGCTCCTTCTGCTTCGTGGACGACCTGGTGCGCGGACTGATCCGGCTCATGGACACGAAGGACGACTTCACCGGGCCGGTGAACCTCGGCAATCCCGGCGAATTCACCGTGCTGGAACTGGCGGAACGCATCATCGCCCTGACCGGCTCCTCGTCCAGGATCGAGCACCTGCCCCTGCCGGAAAACGACCCGACGCAACGCAAGCCGGACATCCGGCTCGCCAGGGAGGTCATGGGCTGGGAGCCGACGGTGAATCTCGAACAGGGACTGGCCGTTACCATCGAATACTTCAGGCGGATGCTCGGAGCGATGTAG
- a CDS encoding outer membrane lipoprotein-sorting protein, with product MHSLKYVLFVAAVCLVLGGGNQASAMDAGEVLLAVDRNLAPVSYESYRKLINIEPDGSKREYVLYTIKKGQDMVASVFLEPSSDKGRGTLRLGDNMWLHIPSVAKPVRITSLQSVTGGIFNNADIMRLDYSAEYTPESLEESGDAYLLRLKAKTNEVAYDRLEMLVAKDRLVPTEIKCLAASGMLIKTLHFKKMTDFGDGFARPAIVETDSPLHKGYLSVMIFAAMKARDFSDEVFTLNYLPRIETLRQ from the coding sequence ATGCACTCTTTGAAATATGTTCTGTTCGTTGCTGCCGTCTGCCTCGTTTTGGGCGGCGGCAATCAGGCTTCCGCCATGGATGCAGGGGAAGTGCTCCTGGCCGTGGACCGCAACCTGGCCCCAGTCAGCTACGAATCCTACCGCAAGCTCATCAACATCGAGCCGGACGGGAGCAAAAGGGAATACGTCCTCTACACCATCAAGAAAGGCCAGGATATGGTGGCCTCCGTCTTCCTGGAGCCTTCCAGCGACAAGGGGCGCGGGACCTTGCGCCTGGGCGACAACATGTGGCTCCACATTCCGAGCGTGGCCAAGCCGGTCAGGATAACCAGCCTCCAATCGGTGACGGGTGGCATCTTCAACAATGCCGATATCATGCGCCTAGACTACAGCGCCGAATATACGCCCGAATCCTTGGAGGAAAGCGGTGACGCCTATTTGCTTCGCCTGAAGGCGAAGACCAACGAGGTTGCCTACGACAGGCTGGAGATGCTGGTGGCCAAGGACCGGTTGGTTCCGACAGAGATCAAGTGTCTCGCGGCGTCCGGGATGCTGATCAAAACCCTGCATTTCAAGAAGATGACCGACTTCGGCGACGGATTCGCCCGTCCGGCCATTGTCGAGACGGACAGCCCGCTTCACAAGGGGTACCTCTCGGTGATGATTTTCGCCGCGATGAAGGCCAGAGACTTTTCGGATGAAGTCTTCACCCTCAACTACCTGCCCCGGATAGAAACCCTTCGTCAGTGA